CACGTTGGGGAATCTTTTGAGCAGAGTGTTGACTTGTTTGGGTGGCAGACGCCCCCCCTGCAGGCTGGACTGGTTCTTCACGGCAGCCTGTCAAAAACAGACACGTCAGTCCCGGTCCAGGGTTCAGCAGAACCGTTTAGAGCGGGTTTATTATAGCCTTAACTTGGTTAACCCATCAAGCAGCATCAATAGGATGACGACGTGTTTCTTAATAGTGGCAAAATTTAATTATATCGAATCAGAAACTAGACAACCATGAAAACCTTGAGTAGAAATCAAACAACACACAACTATGGTTGGTGATTGTTGTGGCTCGTTTGTTAAAGACCCCCTCTCGTTCCACATCTCACCTTTTAATAAATGCTATTCAATACCAACCAAACTATAATTACCCAAACCGTCATCGGCTTCAGGCCACCTCATGAGCCCCTGTCGTGGCCTCCAGGGTCTGGGACCTGAGGAAGCTGGGAGCAGGAGCCCCGGGTCAGTCGGGACTCACCTGAGCCTTGTTGACGCAGGTGTAAAAGGACGTCATCTCTCTGAAGCACAGGCTGTCCACAAAGTTGTTCTGCTTCCAGCAGGCCATCAGGACGGACATCTCTGTGATACAGGTGGCCTCTGAGAACACACCACAAAGACCATCAGGCCATGACCTCCTCCATATGGGGGGGGCTCCATTTCAGGCCGGAACAAACAACACACGGTCACCTAGTGTGCACGTGCACTatagggggggggcagagcgcCAGGGGACCGACCCTTGGTTTTATTAAGAGCAGGCGGCGCTGGAGCTGGGCCACAATGGGCCCAGAGGTGTCCCGCTCTAGCCCCTGGACCTGGAGCAGGTCTTTGATCTGCACTTGTGCTACATCTCATTGAGACTTGGTtgacctgcagacagaagctTTCCAACCAGTAACTGCTGGTAACCTAGTGCTAACCCAGGCTCCAGCAGGTCACCAGAGGGAATTCCATcatactgaaaaataaatacaacagcTGCTGTGAATCACAAAACATCCAGTAGTTTAACATCTGAACGTCCATGATTCCAGATCCATAATGAGCTCCCGCTAGTTTAACTAGTTTAGCAGCAGACAGCCGTCCCTGAATCCCAATACTGACATTTGGAAAAGGTGAGTGGGAGTTCAACTCTGCCCCCTCTGACCGTGGCAACTAGTCAACTGTTGTTGCACTGTGGTAAACGGCCCAAAGGGTAGCGGTGAAGACGAGGTTCTATGAGTgagagcaggttagggtagaGTAGAGTAGGTGTAGGGTAGGCTAGAAtaggttagagcaggttagggtaggtAAGAGTAGgtttagggtaggttagggtagaGTAGAGTAGGTGTAGGGTAGGCTAGAAtaggttagagcaggttagagTAGGTTTAGGATAGGCTAGAATATGTTAAAGTAGGTTTAACGGTAGGTTAGAGCAGGTTGGGGTAGGTTTAGCTTAGGTTAGAGTAGGTTTAGCATAGGCTTGAATatgttagagcaggttagggtaggtttaGCATAGGCTAGAATATGTTAAagcaggttagggtaggttagagcAGGTTTAGCATAGGCTTGAATATGTTAGAacaggttagggtaggtttagcttaggttagagcaggttagagTAGGTTTAGCATAGACTAGAATatgttagagcaggttagggtaggttagagcaggtttagcgtaggttagggtaggtttaGCATAGGCTAGAATATGTTAGAGCAGGTTTAGCGTAGGTTTAGCATAGGCTAGAATatgttagagcaggttagggtaggtttaTGGTAGGTTAGAGCAGGTTTAGCgtaggttagagcaggttagggtaggtttaGCATAGGCTAAAATatgttagagcaggtt
This sequence is a window from Takifugu rubripes unplaced genomic scaffold, fTakRub1.2, whole genome shotgun sequence. Protein-coding genes within it:
- the LOC115248349 gene encoding coiled-coil-helix-coiled-coil-helix domain-containing protein 1-like — encoded protein: MAAQGGGIVFQEKVSRLLARGNGRPVLKPNKKLVLGDSVANRRLGKGEATCITEMSVLMACWKQNNFVDSLCFREMTSFYTCVNKAQAAVKNQSSLQGGRLPPKQVNTLLKRFPNVTSEI